Proteins encoded together in one Coffea arabica cultivar ET-39 chromosome 2c, Coffea Arabica ET-39 HiFi, whole genome shotgun sequence window:
- the LOC140035624 gene encoding uncharacterized protein, with the protein MPRSSHTGDLIFDPEVEKTARRTRKETRQLREEHSSAASQRPESEIEPTDSLGDTSSNSDKEKGTMANARTLRELAAPDLIQQPLCIIFPSLSDNISFELKSSLIHLLPSFHGLPGEEPYKHLQKFDVVCNSMKPPGITEEQIKMRAFPFSLKDSTKDWLYYLPPGSITTDRSIIDAASGGTLVNKTPREARELIKGMAENSQQFGTREDVPIRKEETAEQVNMAGHALAPRRSYDPYSNTYNPGRKNHSNFSYRRNRQPNFAPNRQSNFVPNKQPGYQQQYQPRPPPPPSSGPSLEEMMKQMMATITQNQQRTDSEMQDIRNQMSQMATTINRLESQNQGKLPSQPELNPKNVSAMTLRSGKEVQGPEPVIPKDKDEKKIENELEREDSNGADPKVLPDPIITIRTNLPPFPSRLEKSKKQDKEKEILEVFRKVEINIPLLDAIKQVPM; encoded by the exons ATGCCTCGGTCTTCTCATACAGGTGACTTGATTTTCGACCCCGAGGTAGAGAAGACTGCGCGTAGGACAAGAAAAGAGACCAGACAGCTCAGAGAGGAGCACTCCAGTGCTGCATCTCAGAGACCTGAGTCAGAAATTGAACCGACAGATTCATTAGGTGACACTTCAAGTAACTCTGACAAGGAGAAAGGCACCATGGCTAATGCAcgaacattaagggagttggctgctcctgatttaaTTCAGCAGCCTTTATGCATTATTTTCCCGAGTTTGAGTGATAACATTTCATTTGAATTGAAATCGAGTCTAATTCATCTTTTACCTTCTTTCCATGGTTTACCAGGTGAGGAGCCGTATAAGCATCTGCAGAAGTTTGATGTCGTGTGCAATAGTATGAAACCCCCGGGAATCACAgaagagcagataaaaatgagggcatttcctttttccttgaagGACTCtacaaaagattggttgtactACCTACCACCAGGTAGCATCACCAC AGATAGGAGCATAATTGATGCTGCAAGCGGAGGGACACTGGTGAACAAAACCCCTCGGGAAGCAAGAGAGTTAATAAAAGGGATGGCAGAGAATTCACAGCAATTCGGTACGAGGGAGGATGTTCCAATACGTAAG GAAGAAACTGCAGAacaggtgaacatggctggTCACGCGCTCGCGCCAAGAAGATCCTATGACCCGTACTCAAATACCTACAATCCCGGCAGGAAGAACCACTCGAATTTCAGTTATAGAAGAAATAGGCAGCCCAACTTTGCACCAAACAGGCAGTCTAATTTCGTGCCAAATAAGCAACCAGGGTACCAGCAGCAGTACCAACCCCGACCACCTCCGCCCCCAAGCTCTGGTCCATCTTTGGAGGAGATGATGAAACAAATGATGGCAACCATTAcgcaaaatcagcaaaggacggacTCCGAAATGCAGGACATAAGAAATCAGATGAGTCAAATGGCCACAACAATCAACCGTTTGGAGTCCCAAAATCAAGGTAAATTGCCATCTCAACCTGAGTTGAACCCGAAGAATGTGAGCGCCATGACCTTGAGGAGTGGCAAGGAGGTTCAGGGGCCTGAGCCTGTGATCCCTAAGGACAAGGATGAGAAGAAGatcgaaaatgagcttgagaGGGAAGACAGCAATGGTGCAGATCCAAAGGTACTTCCAGACCCAATAATTACAATTAGAACTAACCTGCCTCCTTTTCCTAGCAGGTTGGAAAAATCGAAGAAACAGGATAAGGAGAAGGAGATTTTGGAGGTGTTTCGCAAGGTAGAGATAAATATCCCCCTCTTAGACGCAATCAAACAAGTACCAATGTAa